In Desulfuromonas acetoxidans DSM 684, a genomic segment contains:
- a CDS encoding 2-dehydropantoate 2-reductase — MNKVCIYGVGAVGGFIGALLAHQGSDVSVVSRGATLSSVKADGVRLLMDDEIIVAPVRASDNPRDLGVQDLVIVAVKAQSMTDVAAKISPLIGPQTVVLTAMNGVPWWFFQRPGAEFEGMQLESVDPGGKIAAAIPADRVIGAVVHGSFTSNGLGFSRNNLGKKLIVGEPDGSDSKRLKALDTLLSKAGIEIETTASIQQEIWYKLWGNMTMNPVSALTGVTCDKILDDPLVNRFCLKIMAEAGEIGARIGCPISQTGEERNAVTRQLGAFKTSMLQDVEAGRSLELNALVAAVREIGQKVGIATPEIDTLLGLSRLHARRRDCIPMRFHNVNSTESVNELPANVRAHTLLLSVQSRV; from the coding sequence ATGAACAAAGTCTGCATCTATGGTGTTGGAGCCGTCGGTGGTTTTATCGGTGCTCTATTGGCGCATCAGGGCAGTGATGTCAGTGTGGTCAGTCGTGGTGCGACCCTCAGTTCGGTAAAGGCCGATGGGGTACGACTGCTGATGGATGACGAGATCATTGTTGCACCTGTCCGCGCCTCAGACAATCCGCGTGATCTTGGTGTTCAAGACCTTGTCATTGTTGCTGTCAAAGCCCAGTCGATGACCGATGTCGCTGCAAAGATCTCACCTTTGATCGGCCCGCAGACTGTGGTCTTAACCGCCATGAATGGTGTGCCCTGGTGGTTTTTTCAGCGACCGGGTGCAGAGTTTGAAGGGATGCAACTTGAATCGGTTGATCCCGGCGGGAAGATTGCCGCTGCGATTCCTGCGGACCGAGTGATCGGTGCTGTCGTCCATGGCAGCTTTACCTCAAACGGGCTTGGCTTCAGTCGTAACAATTTAGGCAAAAAGCTCATTGTCGGCGAACCCGATGGTTCAGATTCCAAACGTTTGAAAGCCCTGGACACACTGCTGTCAAAGGCTGGAATTGAGATCGAAACAACCGCCTCTATTCAGCAGGAAATCTGGTACAAACTGTGGGGGAATATGACGATGAACCCGGTCTCGGCGCTCACTGGCGTCACCTGCGACAAAATCCTTGATGACCCGTTGGTGAATCGTTTTTGTCTTAAAATTATGGCCGAAGCGGGGGAGATCGGTGCCCGAATCGGTTGTCCCATAAGCCAAACCGGTGAAGAGCGCAATGCCGTAACGCGCCAGTTGGGAGCATTCAAAACTTCCATGCTGCAGGACGTTGAGGCAGGGCGCTCTCTTGAACTGAATGCATTGGTGGCTGCGGTGCGAGAAATCGGACAAAAGGTCGGTATCGCCACTCCCGAAATAGATACATTACTGGGTTTATCCCGTTTGCATGCTCGGCGCAGGGATTGTATCCCGATGAGGTTTCACAACGTTAATTCTACTGAATCTGTGAATGAATTGCCGGCAAACGTCCGAGCACATACTTTATTGTTGAGCGTTCAGTCACGGGTCTGA
- the mobA gene encoding molybdenum cofactor guanylyltransferase: MDLSKSVIQTCFHPESHASVDASQEIFPTQTTQSLHNNDSDAISEKRTQQESITGVILAGGKSTRMGRNKALLDLGGICLIEKTYQTMSALFPEVILITNTPDEYAFLNCRCQKDIYPGIGSIAGLHAALSTSNTERIFVVPCDMPFLSPPLINLLCQTTQTYDAVVPVSDKGMEPLHALYHRRCLQQLEQAITHGDKKIQNFLRNIWTYFLPVSAYRHIPHAEQAFQNVNRPEDYAALDLTQLNELPAEWQAKASQSVHSLETL; the protein is encoded by the coding sequence ATGGACTTATCGAAATCAGTGATTCAAACGTGCTTTCATCCCGAGTCCCACGCCTCTGTGGACGCTTCACAGGAAATTTTTCCAACCCAGACAACGCAGTCGTTACACAACAATGACAGCGATGCGATCTCGGAAAAAAGAACGCAACAGGAATCGATTACCGGTGTCATCCTTGCGGGTGGGAAATCAACACGGATGGGACGCAATAAAGCGCTGCTTGATCTGGGCGGCATCTGTCTGATCGAAAAGACCTACCAGACGATGTCGGCGCTTTTTCCCGAAGTGATCCTCATCACCAATACGCCTGACGAATATGCATTTTTGAACTGTCGTTGCCAGAAAGACATCTATCCGGGAATCGGCTCTATTGCCGGGCTTCATGCAGCCCTGAGCACCAGCAATACCGAACGTATTTTTGTCGTTCCCTGCGATATGCCCTTTCTGAGTCCGCCACTGATCAACCTGTTGTGCCAAACGACCCAAACCTACGATGCGGTTGTTCCTGTGAGCGATAAAGGGATGGAACCACTCCACGCGCTCTACCATCGCCGCTGTTTGCAACAACTGGAACAGGCCATCACGCACGGCGACAAAAAAATACAGAATTTCCTCCGTAACATCTGGACCTATTTCCTTCCGGTGAGCGCATATCGCCACATTCCACATGCTGAGCAGGCATTCCAAAATGTTAATCGTCCTGAAGATTATGCGGCTCTCGACTTGACGCAACTGAATGAGTTGCCTGCTGAATGGCAGGCAAAAGCGTCGCAATCGGTCCACTCTCTTGAAACGCTGTGA
- a CDS encoding (Fe-S)-binding protein, translated as MKNSHCQTEEILQQFTQQCVSCGLCFKECDVLSGLNLSPVAIAKILSEQGTYPDEFVEAIQKCSLCGLCGHNCPLGLEPNKLMLVARELFVRGRMVNSDDYRVLHVDHKHHLFSLYRKTWQIDYQKQHRTKSPVVFFPGCTLSSYAPQLTRTAYSWLEQQGMEVGLNEQCCGLPLASIGLGERHSRHIDRLEKEFMDAGVKQIVTACPNCFYHLHDKFDGIEVCSLYHLMVEAGIRVAAMDDPVTVHDSCPDRHSGQIGRSIRTLLDGNTLIEMAHHNASTICCGAGGLVSMVDAPLSDQRATTRLEEFRQTSTTYCVSACMGCVKRLESGQKKVTAHYADHEHPLSQPQIVHILELVFNMRINHDELQQQLEGMWSGERGQQNIQLLTEDTEPQTVA; from the coding sequence ATGAAAAATTCACATTGTCAGACAGAAGAGATCCTCCAACAATTTACCCAACAATGCGTTTCCTGCGGACTGTGCTTTAAGGAATGCGATGTGCTGTCAGGATTGAATCTTTCGCCGGTGGCGATCGCCAAAATTCTTTCAGAGCAGGGTACCTACCCAGACGAGTTCGTTGAAGCGATTCAAAAATGTTCGTTATGCGGACTTTGCGGCCATAACTGTCCATTGGGCCTGGAGCCGAACAAGCTGATGCTGGTCGCCCGCGAGTTGTTTGTCCGGGGCCGCATGGTCAATAGCGACGACTACCGGGTGCTGCATGTTGATCATAAGCATCACCTGTTCAGCCTGTATCGCAAAACCTGGCAGATCGATTATCAAAAACAGCATCGCACAAAGAGTCCGGTTGTGTTTTTCCCCGGCTGTACTCTGTCCAGTTATGCACCGCAACTGACACGAACAGCCTATAGCTGGTTAGAGCAACAAGGCATGGAAGTCGGTCTCAACGAGCAATGTTGCGGCTTGCCCCTGGCAAGCATCGGTCTTGGCGAGCGTCATTCACGCCACATCGATCGCCTTGAAAAAGAGTTTATGGATGCAGGAGTAAAGCAAATCGTCACGGCCTGCCCCAACTGCTTTTATCACCTGCACGACAAATTTGACGGAATTGAGGTGTGTTCTCTCTACCACCTGATGGTCGAAGCCGGAATCAGGGTTGCCGCCATGGATGATCCGGTCACGGTTCACGACTCCTGCCCAGATCGCCACAGTGGCCAGATCGGCCGTTCCATCCGCACCTTGCTCGATGGCAATACGCTGATCGAAATGGCCCACCATAACGCGTCAACGATCTGCTGTGGTGCCGGAGGGCTGGTGTCGATGGTCGACGCGCCACTCAGTGATCAAAGAGCCACAACGCGCCTTGAAGAATTCCGCCAAACCAGCACCACGTACTGCGTCAGTGCCTGTATGGGATGCGTCAAGCGCCTCGAATCAGGACAAAAAAAAGTGACGGCACATTACGCCGATCACGAACACCCTCTTTCTCAACCGCAAATCGTTCACATTCTCGAGCTGGTGTTCAACATGCGTATCAACCATGACGAACTCCAACAGCAATTAGAAGGGATGTGGAGCGGTGAGCGCGGACAACAAAACATACAGCTACTGACAGAGGACACTGAACCCCAAACTGTCGCTTAG
- a CDS encoding molybdopterin-containing oxidoreductase family protein encodes MPNRTTKTNCRLCSYLCGLEAQIEDDKIVSLQPDPSRYPYDVGIVKGCPRFHSNLEFLNHPQRINHPLKRAGERGENRWQQISWEQALNEISEKLLHLRENFGAETLATSIGGPHTTFWPLHRFMNLFGSPNNVGIGQICWNPSIWVNSLTFGWPLENEIDPETTGCAILWGVNPAESDNSLFWRQVLAYNLTGKPLIVIDPRETRTARLATHWLAPNPGTDAALALGMLHVIIAEELYPQQFVEQWCHGFEQLKQQVADYTPQHVAQITGLTTQQIIQTAQLYAHANSASIFHGRGIDQIGANSVQVHRAIACLKGLTANIDRPGASYLSEMPEYIPEIDLELTDRLPAEQRQKQLGRDKIKLQTFEGYERLTRYTLQHGKQLPARYLTSAQPNLVWRAMLESQPYPIRAMIVSGSNPLICQADSELIAKALQSLDLLVALELFPNSVTALADYVLPMAGSLERPVLQTNAGVANIAYGGPQAIEPLHERRCDYDFWRELGLLCGQDEFWPWEDFTTSLDNILNPLGLTWESFCETGIYAPAPEYRKYESYEKNGQPGFATPSGKIELYCEVLNEVGSSPLPVHQSQPGASAEFPLLLITGGRKQPHWASSFRWLKTLKKPGTVPQAEVSKATAESLGLEHGQQVVVETPHGKTSFTLSIVIMKDNVVNVDYGWWFPEQSLAAPELGGAFTSNANMLTTASFETSDPILGQWIYNRIPCCIYPAQPVGQTTTDTNHLQQVPASKEN; translated from the coding sequence ATGCCAAACCGCACAACAAAAACCAACTGTCGCCTCTGCAGCTATCTGTGCGGACTTGAAGCACAGATCGAGGATGACAAGATCGTCAGCCTGCAACCGGACCCGAGTCGCTACCCCTACGACGTCGGCATCGTCAAAGGGTGTCCGCGCTTTCATAGCAATCTTGAATTCCTCAATCACCCGCAACGGATCAACCACCCGTTGAAACGAGCCGGTGAGCGCGGAGAAAACCGCTGGCAGCAAATCAGCTGGGAGCAGGCGCTCAATGAGATCAGCGAAAAACTGTTGCACCTGCGCGAGAATTTTGGTGCCGAAACCCTTGCCACCTCCATCGGCGGTCCACACACAACATTCTGGCCCCTGCACCGTTTTATGAACCTGTTCGGCAGTCCGAACAACGTCGGCATCGGACAGATCTGCTGGAATCCGTCGATCTGGGTCAACAGCCTCACCTTTGGCTGGCCACTGGAAAACGAAATTGATCCGGAAACAACCGGCTGCGCCATCCTTTGGGGGGTAAACCCGGCGGAATCGGACAACTCGCTTTTCTGGCGTCAGGTCCTGGCTTACAATCTCACCGGCAAACCGTTAATCGTGATTGATCCGAGAGAAACCCGCACCGCCCGTCTGGCCACGCATTGGCTGGCACCGAATCCCGGCACTGATGCGGCACTGGCACTGGGGATGCTGCATGTCATCATCGCTGAAGAACTTTACCCGCAGCAATTCGTTGAACAGTGGTGCCATGGTTTCGAGCAACTCAAGCAACAGGTTGCCGACTATACCCCGCAACATGTCGCGCAGATCACCGGGCTGACGACCCAACAGATTATCCAGACGGCGCAACTCTACGCTCATGCAAACTCGGCGTCGATCTTTCATGGCCGCGGCATTGATCAGATCGGCGCCAACAGTGTTCAGGTCCACCGTGCCATCGCCTGTTTGAAAGGGCTGACCGCAAACATTGATCGTCCCGGCGCTTCCTACCTGTCGGAGATGCCCGAATATATCCCTGAAATCGACCTTGAGCTGACAGACCGGCTGCCTGCCGAGCAACGCCAGAAACAGCTTGGCCGGGATAAAATCAAGCTACAAACCTTTGAAGGGTACGAGCGTCTGACCCGCTATACCCTGCAGCATGGCAAGCAGCTTCCGGCACGCTATCTGACATCGGCGCAACCCAACCTGGTATGGCGGGCGATGCTTGAGAGTCAGCCCTATCCTATTCGCGCCATGATCGTCAGTGGCAGCAATCCATTGATCTGTCAGGCGGACAGCGAGCTGATCGCTAAAGCGTTACAGAGTCTCGACCTGCTGGTCGCCTTGGAACTGTTTCCCAATTCGGTCACCGCCCTGGCGGATTATGTGCTACCGATGGCCGGCAGCCTGGAACGCCCGGTCTTACAGACCAATGCCGGCGTTGCCAATATCGCCTACGGTGGTCCGCAAGCGATTGAGCCTCTCCATGAGCGTCGTTGTGATTACGATTTCTGGCGTGAATTGGGGCTGCTTTGTGGTCAAGATGAATTCTGGCCGTGGGAGGATTTCACCACCAGTTTAGACAACATCCTTAATCCCCTCGGCCTGACGTGGGAATCCTTCTGCGAAACAGGTATTTATGCGCCAGCTCCGGAATACCGTAAATACGAAAGCTATGAAAAGAACGGTCAGCCGGGCTTTGCCACCCCCAGCGGCAAAATTGAGCTGTACTGCGAGGTGCTCAACGAGGTCGGAAGCTCACCGCTACCGGTTCATCAATCGCAACCGGGCGCATCAGCCGAGTTTCCCCTGTTATTGATCACCGGTGGCCGCAAGCAACCCCACTGGGCCTCTTCTTTTCGTTGGCTGAAAACGCTGAAAAAACCGGGCACGGTCCCGCAGGCAGAAGTCAGCAAAGCAACCGCGGAATCGCTGGGATTGGAGCACGGCCAGCAGGTCGTTGTCGAGACCCCGCACGGCAAAACAAGCTTCACCTTAAGCATCGTCATCATGAAAGACAATGTCGTCAATGTCGACTACGGCTGGTGGTTCCCGGAACAATCGCTGGCAGCACCGGAGCTTGGGGGGGCTTTTACGTCCAACGCCAACATGCTGACAACGGCATCCTTTGAAACGTCGGACCCGATTCTGGGACAGTGGATCTACAACCGCATTCCCTGCTGTATCTATCCGGCACAACCCGTAGGACAAACAACCACTGACACCAACCACCTTCAACAGGTTCCGGCCTCAAAGGAGAACTAA
- a CDS encoding TIGR04282 family arsenosugar biosynthesis glycosyltransferase, with amino-acid sequence MSLKKRALIFFTKVPTPGLTKTRLTKEHGGIFTPEEAAEFYQAVMLDTAEVGFRALEQLQPSEQDVEYDFVISATPEHDHPRLKEIFGALGQRQIDLKFIADRGQNFNEHFNDAFQQLWGLGYDCAVAVGGDQPQMTTNNIKQAFQWLDRFQESHQKGLVHCPCQACGVSLIGLTKDTPMDFEGVFYNADGISALDAIINICSEKQIPVAALETVADIDNVEDLAHALSLAHSQSYTAEFQSDVVVPQRFIDWAKETGLSVTTPPNDDHDPRELIDA; translated from the coding sequence ATGAGCCTTAAGAAAAGAGCACTGATTTTTTTCACAAAAGTCCCGACCCCCGGTCTCACCAAAACGCGCCTGACAAAGGAACATGGGGGCATTTTCACCCCGGAAGAGGCCGCCGAGTTCTACCAGGCTGTCATGCTCGACACGGCAGAAGTCGGTTTCCGTGCCCTGGAGCAGTTACAACCCAGCGAACAGGACGTGGAATACGATTTTGTGATCAGTGCCACCCCGGAACATGACCATCCGCGGCTCAAAGAGATTTTTGGCGCACTCGGCCAACGTCAAATCGATTTGAAATTCATTGCCGATCGCGGCCAGAATTTCAACGAGCATTTCAACGATGCCTTCCAGCAACTCTGGGGACTCGGTTACGACTGCGCCGTGGCTGTAGGTGGCGACCAACCGCAAATGACCACCAACAATATCAAGCAAGCCTTCCAGTGGCTTGACCGTTTTCAGGAGTCGCACCAAAAAGGCTTGGTTCACTGCCCCTGCCAGGCGTGCGGCGTCTCTCTGATCGGACTGACCAAAGACACCCCCATGGACTTTGAAGGGGTTTTCTATAACGCCGACGGCATCTCGGCTCTCGACGCCATTATCAATATCTGCAGCGAGAAACAGATCCCTGTCGCCGCCCTCGAAACCGTGGCGGACATCGACAATGTTGAAGACCTTGCTCACGCTTTGAGTCTGGCCCATTCGCAGTCGTACACCGCCGAGTTCCAGTCTGACGTTGTGGTTCCACAGCGTTTCATCGACTGGGCAAAAGAGACCGGCCTGAGCGTCACCACGCCACCTAACGATGACCACGACCCACGGGAGTTAATCGATGCCTGA
- a CDS encoding DUF169 domain-containing protein → MPDVQIATEQCTGCGMCVNFCPVEVFQLETSGEKNTVKVVNPSACWACDTCVGQCPTNAIRIIESAEEAADREARFKPSAPPLDPAEQQQYQEWHEVLTQTLGLRWNPVAISLIGHDQPLPAAPMPRVKLRYCQSLMMARRGKTVMMPAQCHACPDGTHILGLTEIPPKLASGEMYLHFKKLASMEAARQMIKERPRLPEKSTLATLVSPLKDAKVTPDVIAVIAKPEQIMWLTMSASYSTGKRFDFKVSGYNAQCVETTLLPYTQQRFNLSLGCYGCRASSDIGDELMFMGIPRQQLPELINGLKKLGAKAIGDSRNKIYLPPNI, encoded by the coding sequence ATGCCTGATGTCCAGATAGCAACTGAACAGTGTACCGGCTGCGGCATGTGCGTTAATTTCTGCCCGGTCGAGGTCTTTCAACTCGAAACCAGCGGTGAAAAAAATACCGTAAAGGTGGTAAACCCCTCAGCCTGCTGGGCGTGTGATACCTGCGTCGGCCAATGTCCGACCAACGCCATTCGCATTATCGAAAGCGCGGAGGAAGCCGCCGATCGGGAGGCACGCTTTAAGCCGTCGGCCCCACCGCTTGATCCGGCCGAACAGCAGCAGTACCAAGAATGGCATGAGGTTCTGACCCAAACCCTTGGTCTGCGTTGGAACCCGGTGGCGATCTCCTTGATCGGTCATGATCAGCCGCTTCCGGCAGCACCGATGCCACGCGTTAAGCTGCGTTATTGCCAGTCGTTGATGATGGCCCGGCGTGGCAAAACCGTGATGATGCCGGCCCAGTGCCATGCCTGCCCGGACGGCACCCATATCCTCGGCCTGACGGAAATTCCGCCTAAGCTTGCCAGTGGTGAAATGTATCTCCATTTCAAAAAACTGGCATCGATGGAGGCGGCCCGTCAGATGATCAAGGAGCGGCCACGGTTACCGGAAAAATCGACCCTGGCCACCCTGGTCAGCCCGCTGAAAGATGCGAAGGTCACACCGGATGTGATCGCGGTGATCGCCAAGCCGGAACAGATCATGTGGTTGACCATGAGTGCCTCCTACAGCACCGGCAAACGTTTTGACTTTAAAGTGAGTGGCTACAACGCTCAGTGCGTTGAAACCACCCTGCTCCCCTATACCCAGCAGCGTTTCAATCTTTCCCTGGGCTGTTACGGATGTCGCGCCAGTTCTGATATCGGCGACGAACTGATGTTCATGGGCATTCCACGCCAACAGTTGCCTGAACTGATCAACGGGCTGAAAAAATTGGGGGCTAAAGCGATTGGCGACTCGCGCAACAAGATCTATCTGCCGCCAAACATCTGA
- a CDS encoding EamA family transporter: MRGANIVFVALAALCWGLSGGIAGILISSGWDALALSFYRGTIGLLIFLGWLCLRPHGSGLNNRRMWFWSAIAGLGVAGNFSFYFVSVTHCNVAIAVTLMYSAPVFVCLVSFALKLERPTVLKWTAIATVMLGIVLLTQIYDLDASNVTLFGVSAGLLAGVSYTIFIFGFKYATQYGSPQAILSIAFAMLATLLVWFDHVEISYAILSAPQWPLIAGLGILGAGVSFTLYLLGLKHTGPTSASIVAMIEPVTAALFGVVVLHESLAGSQMVGMGVIIITVTVLSIYSKAEPAHDLGSIQSNSNQKKGPGR, encoded by the coding sequence ATGAGAGGGGCGAACATCGTTTTTGTGGCATTGGCTGCGTTATGCTGGGGGCTCTCAGGCGGCATCGCCGGTATTCTTATCTCCAGTGGTTGGGATGCGCTGGCCCTGTCATTCTACCGGGGAACCATCGGCTTGCTGATCTTTCTCGGCTGGCTTTGCCTGCGCCCACACGGCAGCGGATTGAACAACCGGCGCATGTGGTTCTGGTCAGCGATCGCCGGTTTGGGTGTCGCAGGGAATTTCTCTTTTTATTTTGTCAGTGTTACGCACTGCAATGTCGCAATCGCAGTAACGTTGATGTACAGCGCACCGGTCTTTGTCTGCCTAGTCTCATTTGCCCTGAAACTTGAACGCCCCACAGTGTTGAAATGGACAGCCATCGCGACGGTGATGCTTGGCATCGTCCTGCTGACACAGATCTACGATCTCGATGCAAGCAACGTGACACTGTTCGGCGTCAGCGCCGGATTACTTGCCGGTGTGTCTTACACAATCTTTATTTTCGGTTTCAAGTATGCCACGCAGTACGGCAGTCCACAGGCGATTCTTTCCATCGCATTTGCGATGCTCGCCACCCTCCTCGTCTGGTTCGATCATGTTGAAATAAGTTACGCCATTCTCAGTGCGCCCCAATGGCCGTTGATTGCCGGATTGGGCATACTGGGGGCTGGGGTGTCGTTTACCCTTTATCTTCTCGGCTTGAAACACACCGGCCCGACGTCAGCCTCAATTGTGGCCATGATCGAGCCGGTAACTGCAGCGCTATTCGGCGTCGTCGTCTTACATGAGAGTCTTGCAGGCTCACAAATGGTCGGCATGGGGGTAATCATCATCACCGTCACCGTGTTAAGCATCTATTCAAAGGCCGAACCGGCCCACGATCTCGGATCTATTCAGTCAAACTCCAACCAGAAAAAAGGCCCAGGGCGATAA
- a CDS encoding ABC transporter ATP-binding protein has protein sequence MLIDVVDISKAYTQDDKGEPEPVVEDLSFAVAEGEFVCIIGPSGCGKSTLLNILAGFIPPDRGTIFFDGRRVNRPDPERAVVFQDATLFPWMNLRRNLELGLKAAGVAKTQLHDIVNDSLALVDLKCSQKAYPHQLSGGMKQRAALARVLALQPRLLLMDEPFSALDADTREHLQDQLLKICAQRRQTVVFVTHSVEEAAYLADRVVIMGRPPNRCYATLRIQRGLERSRTDKKQRANILRLRAALKDFCRQVPDGANAPQV, from the coding sequence ATGTTGATCGACGTTGTCGATATCAGCAAGGCTTATACGCAAGACGATAAAGGCGAGCCTGAGCCGGTGGTGGAGGATCTTTCCTTTGCCGTTGCCGAAGGGGAGTTTGTCTGCATCATCGGGCCGAGTGGCTGTGGTAAATCCACGTTGCTCAACATACTCGCCGGGTTTATCCCGCCTGATCGGGGAACAATCTTTTTTGACGGGCGGCGGGTGAACCGTCCCGACCCCGAACGAGCCGTTGTCTTTCAGGACGCTACCCTCTTTCCCTGGATGAACCTGCGTCGCAATCTCGAATTGGGACTCAAGGCTGCCGGTGTAGCGAAAACGCAGTTGCACGATATTGTCAACGACAGTCTCGCCCTGGTTGATCTGAAATGCTCTCAGAAGGCTTATCCGCATCAGCTTTCCGGCGGCATGAAACAACGGGCGGCATTGGCCCGGGTATTGGCTCTGCAGCCGCGGTTGTTGTTGATGGATGAACCCTTTAGTGCTCTTGATGCCGATACCCGCGAGCATCTGCAGGATCAATTGCTGAAAATCTGCGCCCAGCGTCGACAGACGGTTGTTTTTGTCACTCATAGCGTCGAAGAAGCGGCTTATCTGGCTGATCGGGTTGTTATTATGGGGCGGCCACCGAACCGCTGCTATGCCACGCTGCGGATTCAGCGTGGGCTGGAGCGCAGCCGTACAGACAAAAAGCAAAGGGCCAATATCCTTCGGCTGCGTGCCGCACTCAAAGATTTTTGCCGTCAGGTGCCGGATGGCGCAAATGCGCCGCAGGTCTAG
- a CDS encoding ABC transporter permease, producing MKEDFALGSNGKKRASGNLLYGVAALLLIVLGWQCIAWSVSWWRGVSFPTPFETGWKLVKMLAGEPLLGYSIYLHTLSSMGRWLGGFSIAVFSGALIGMAAGRWRTFERLTMPSVQVLQLIPGLAWIPVAILLFGIGDGATLFMIAVTAFAPIAINVAGGVKRVDEMYIRAARMLGLNNRMLFRSVLLPGALPHILSGLRVGLGSSWRVLVAAEMVVGRGTGLGYAIIQSRWTLDFAKAFVCIAIICGIGLIMERVIFIPLEKRTLELWGLKREV from the coding sequence GTGAAGGAGGATTTCGCGTTGGGTTCGAACGGCAAAAAGAGAGCGTCCGGTAACCTGCTTTATGGTGTTGCCGCTTTACTGCTGATTGTGCTCGGCTGGCAGTGCATCGCCTGGTCGGTCAGTTGGTGGCGAGGTGTCTCTTTTCCGACCCCTTTCGAAACCGGCTGGAAACTGGTGAAGATGTTGGCGGGAGAGCCGCTGCTTGGCTATTCAATCTATCTGCATACCCTCAGTAGTATGGGGCGTTGGCTGGGTGGTTTTTCCATCGCCGTATTCAGCGGTGCATTGATCGGTATGGCTGCCGGACGTTGGCGGACGTTTGAACGGCTGACAATGCCGTCGGTTCAGGTTCTGCAGTTAATTCCTGGTCTGGCGTGGATTCCTGTTGCCATTTTACTGTTTGGAATTGGCGATGGCGCGACCCTGTTCATGATCGCGGTAACAGCCTTTGCGCCGATTGCCATCAATGTCGCCGGGGGCGTCAAACGGGTTGATGAGATGTACATCCGTGCGGCGCGTATGCTTGGCCTCAATAACCGCATGCTGTTCCGGAGCGTTCTACTGCCGGGGGCACTGCCCCATATTCTGAGCGGTTTGCGGGTTGGGCTTGGCAGCAGTTGGCGGGTATTGGTGGCCGCCGAAATGGTCGTGGGGCGCGGCACCGGACTCGGTTACGCCATCATCCAGTCGCGCTGGACGCTTGATTTTGCTAAAGCCTTTGTCTGTATTGCCATTATCTGTGGTATCGGACTGATCATGGAGCGGGTGATCTTTATTCCATTGGAAAAAAGAACTCTCGAACTGTGGGGCTTGAAAAGGGAGGTGTGA